In Anaerostipes hadrus ATCC 29173 = JCM 17467, a single genomic region encodes these proteins:
- a CDS encoding ArsR/SmtB family transcription factor, which produces MPKTSYICNCNVIHEDIVNDVKSKMQPKDDYIQLASLFKLFGDGTRVQILHALEQSEMCVCDLAVLLGVTKSAISHQLKALRLANLVKFRKEAQIVYYSLADDHVKEIIDKGFEHLWQK; this is translated from the coding sequence ATGCCAAAAACGTCTTATATTTGTAATTGCAATGTAATTCATGAGGATATTGTGAATGATGTGAAATCCAAGATGCAGCCAAAAGATGATTATATCCAGTTGGCTTCTTTGTTTAAGCTATTTGGAGATGGAACTAGAGTACAAATCTTACACGCTCTAGAACAGAGTGAGATGTGTGTATGTGATCTTGCAGTGCTACTTGGGGTAACAAAATCTGCAATTTCGCATCAGTTAAAGGCATTACGCCTTGCGAATCTGGTAAAATTCCGTAAAGAAGCACAGATAGTTTACTACTCGCTGGCAGATGATCATGTGAAAGAGATTATTGACAAGGGATTTGAGCATCTTTGGCAGAAATAA
- a CDS encoding DUF6921 family protein produces MKRKLILLVVTIVFLVGFGVILHSPPSMIDVVTGATPKSKKAAQASAQLEGSYVLGINMMSDGLDNENTRNKLKELALDDSETNETDLMKTDISFRLYVSETDYPLVSYAKKLCDRLKQAGFSVDLKEYSNTMMLSRVVSGKYDVFLASDDFIDVTTLTQMDYMIMDSEEMR; encoded by the coding sequence GTGAAACGAAAACTGATTCTGTTAGTTGTTACGATTGTTTTTCTTGTAGGTTTTGGTGTCATTTTACATTCACCGCCTTCTATGATTGATGTAGTCACAGGAGCAACACCGAAGTCAAAAAAGGCGGCTCAAGCCTCCGCACAGTTGGAAGGCTCTTATGTTCTCGGTATTAATATGATGTCAGATGGTCTCGACAACGAGAACACTCGGAATAAATTAAAAGAATTGGCACTGGACGATTCGGAAACAAATGAAACAGATCTCATGAAAACGGATATTAGTTTTCGGTTATATGTATCTGAGACGGATTATCCGCTTGTCAGTTATGCTAAGAAACTCTGTGACAGGTTGAAACAGGCCGGTTTTTCCGTAGATCTGAAAGAATACAGTAACACAATGATGCTATCAAGAGTGGTAAGTGGAAAGTATGATGTATTCCTGGCATCGGATGATTTTATTGACGTTACAACGCTAACACAGATGGACTATATGATCATGGACAGCGAAGAAATGAGGTGA
- a CDS encoding FAD-binding protein has product MSKTIIIIGAGLAGLSAALQAAENGCNVKLVSSLPSERAQSVMAEGGINAALNTKDENDSPEEHFTDTIKAACGLADPNAVWGMTQAAPELVHWLLKLGVKFNMSGYDDVDLRNFGGQKKKRTAFAQSDTGKQIMTAMIDAVRRKEASGMVERFSHHSFLTLRLCGNICCGCVIRDEYSQETVELPGDAVIVATGGMHGLFGNTTGSLSNTGEVTAELFRLGVPLANGEMIQYHPTTVKCGGKRMLISEAARGEGGRLFAMKDGKQWYFMEEKYPELGNLMPRDITAREIWKVSHESEVFLDMTEISEEIISNKLSGLADDCMTYLHKDIRKEPVSVLPGIHYFMGGILVDEQHRTPIQNLYAAGECCAQYHGANRLGGNSLLGALYGGCVAAKSACEQADVVDLSCATQIDFPPASQISEIKQLNKVMQDIMGVVRNENTLLNGIQTVQALTGNLPLLGMAVLKSALARKESRGAHWREDYPKSNDDDYLKTTVARFDGKQIQISFVPVPERR; this is encoded by the coding sequence ATGAGTAAGACAATTATTATTATAGGTGCTGGACTGGCAGGACTTTCAGCGGCTTTGCAGGCAGCGGAAAATGGATGCAATGTAAAACTGGTTTCCTCCCTTCCGTCAGAGCGGGCACAGTCTGTTATGGCGGAGGGCGGTATCAACGCAGCTTTGAATACAAAAGATGAAAACGACAGTCCCGAAGAACATTTTACAGATACAATAAAGGCAGCATGTGGTCTGGCAGATCCAAATGCAGTTTGGGGAATGACACAGGCAGCACCGGAGCTGGTGCACTGGCTGCTAAAACTTGGAGTTAAATTTAACATGAGTGGCTATGATGATGTGGATCTGCGGAATTTTGGCGGGCAGAAAAAGAAACGGACTGCTTTTGCACAGAGCGATACCGGGAAGCAGATCATGACAGCTATGATAGACGCTGTTCGCAGGAAAGAAGCATCTGGTATGGTAGAACGGTTCAGCCATCATTCTTTCCTAACACTTCGTCTGTGTGGCAATATTTGTTGTGGCTGCGTAATCAGGGATGAATACAGTCAGGAGACTGTGGAATTACCGGGGGATGCGGTTATTGTTGCCACCGGTGGTATGCACGGATTGTTTGGAAATACAACGGGTTCGCTGAGCAATACAGGAGAAGTCACCGCAGAATTGTTTCGGCTTGGTGTTCCTCTGGCAAATGGCGAGATGATCCAGTACCATCCGACAACTGTGAAATGTGGTGGAAAACGCATGCTCATCAGCGAGGCGGCCAGGGGGGAAGGTGGCAGGTTGTTTGCCATGAAAGATGGAAAACAATGGTATTTCATGGAGGAAAAATACCCGGAGCTTGGAAATCTGATGCCACGAGATATTACCGCCAGAGAGATATGGAAGGTCAGCCATGAATCAGAGGTATTTCTTGACATGACGGAAATATCGGAGGAGATTATTTCAAATAAGCTATCTGGTCTGGCAGACGATTGTATGACCTATCTGCATAAAGATATACGAAAGGAACCGGTGTCTGTTTTACCGGGAATTCACTATTTTATGGGAGGCATTCTGGTGGATGAGCAGCACAGAACACCGATTCAGAATCTTTACGCTGCCGGAGAATGCTGTGCCCAATATCATGGTGCCAACCGTCTTGGTGGAAATTCTCTGTTAGGAGCGTTATACGGAGGATGTGTTGCGGCAAAATCAGCATGTGAACAGGCAGATGTAGTAGATCTATCTTGTGCGACACAGATAGATTTTCCACCAGCGTCTCAAATTTCAGAAATAAAGCAATTAAACAAAGTGATGCAGGATATTATGGGCGTTGTCAGAAATGAGAATACGTTGTTAAATGGGATTCAAACGGTACAAGCGCTGACAGGAAATCTTCCATTGCTTGGCATGGCAGTTCTAAAGAGTGCTCTTGCAAGAAAAGAAAGCCGTGGTGCACACTGGCGGGAGGATTATCCGAAGAGCAATGACGATGATTACCTTAAAACAACGGTAGCTAGATTTGATGGAAAGCAGATACAGATTTCCTTTGTACCTGTTCCAGAAAGGCGGTGA
- a CDS encoding succinate dehydrogenase/fumarate reductase iron-sulfur subunit, giving the protein MIHLVYKIRIRRQESQKSDSYWQEFEFDGSKNSSVANVLKELNSRTPLKDNSGNIVTPISWECSCMVRKCGACAMLINERPRLACSTFLHTLKGSTITLEPLSKFPLVRDLIVDRSILFENLKKLNLWLESEAYMNPWTHEPRYQSARCLMCGCCLEVCPNFSANGTFAGAVAAVNAFRILNEEQESTHLNEISAEYKKKYFEGCGKSLSCHDICPIGLPVEELLVRSNAAAVWGK; this is encoded by the coding sequence GTGATTCACTTGGTATATAAAATAAGAATCAGGCGGCAGGAGAGTCAGAAATCAGACAGTTATTGGCAGGAATTTGAGTTTGACGGAAGCAAAAACAGCTCTGTTGCCAATGTTCTAAAGGAATTGAACAGTAGAACCCCTTTGAAAGATAATTCAGGGAATATAGTTACTCCCATCAGCTGGGAATGTAGCTGTATGGTGCGAAAATGTGGGGCTTGCGCCATGCTGATTAACGAACGTCCGAGGCTGGCATGCTCTACATTTCTACATACGTTAAAAGGTTCTACAATCACCTTGGAACCTTTAAGCAAATTTCCGCTTGTAAGAGATTTGATCGTTGACCGGTCAATTCTGTTTGAAAATTTGAAAAAACTGAACCTTTGGCTTGAAAGTGAAGCTTATATGAATCCGTGGACACATGAACCGAGATACCAGTCGGCACGCTGTCTGATGTGTGGCTGCTGCCTTGAAGTGTGTCCTAACTTCTCTGCAAATGGGACTTTCGCAGGCGCTGTTGCTGCAGTCAACGCATTTCGGATTCTGAATGAAGAACAGGAAAGCACTCATTTGAATGAGATTTCTGCTGAATATAAGAAGAAATATTTTGAGGGATGCGGGAAGTCGTTATCTTGTCATGATATTTGTCCGATTGGTCTGCCTGTGGAAGAACTGCTTGTAAGGTCGAATGCAGCGGCTGTTTGGGGCAAATAA
- a CDS encoding DUF6061 family protein, whose translation MRTIFAEYNPKRNSIDVYTYVGYMLRIDCWEAEKDLKTTSGSDCALNALAIDDPLEYARLYLDGNLQMWVDAEDSLNIF comes from the coding sequence ATGAGAACAATATTTGCAGAATACAATCCCAAGCGCAACAGTATTGATGTTTATACCTATGTTGGCTATATGCTCCGCATTGACTGTTGGGAAGCTGAAAAGGACTTAAAAACCACATCAGGATCAGACTGTGCATTAAACGCACTCGCCATTGATGATCCTCTTGAATATGCAAGATTATATCTTGATGGAAATTTGCAGATGTGGGTAGATGCGGAAGACTCATTAAATATTTTTTAA
- a CDS encoding DNA alkylation repair protein: protein MENYIASLEKEISLIENGFKEEEKRALSDYRSNDKEFVKKLAFSAYNSNTYQVRMYGVFLFGYLSEQNDILTFMRDEVSKDDNWRVQEVLAKAFDEFCKNTGYEKALPIIDEWLENDNPNTRRAVTEGLRIWTSRPYFKDNPNEAIRRIVALKEDPSEYVRKSVGNALRDISKKFPELIKDELNNWKLESKEINQVYKLASKLIN from the coding sequence TTGGAAAATTATATTGCGAGTTTAGAAAAAGAAATTTCTTTGATAGAAAATGGTTTTAAAGAGGAAGAAAAAAGAGCTTTATCCGATTATAGATCTAATGATAAAGAATTTGTCAAGAAGTTGGCGTTTTCAGCTTATAACTCAAATACCTATCAAGTAAGAATGTACGGTGTATTTCTTTTTGGATACTTATCAGAACAAAATGATATTTTGACATTTATGAGAGATGAAGTTTCTAAAGATGATAATTGGAGAGTTCAGGAAGTATTAGCAAAGGCATTTGATGAATTTTGCAAAAATACAGGATATGAAAAAGCACTTCCGATCATTGATGAATGGTTAGAAAATGATAATCCAAATACGAGGAGAGCAGTTACGGAAGGATTAAGAATATGGACAAGTAGACCATATTTCAAAGATAATCCGAATGAAGCAATTAGGCGGATTGTAGCCTTAAAAGAAGATCCGAGTGAATATGTTAGGAAATCAGTAGGTAATGCTTTAAGAGATATTAGTAAAAAATTTCCGGAGCTGATTAAAGATGAACTCAATAACTGGAAGTTAGAAAGCAAAGAAATAAATCAAGTATACAAACTGGCGAGTAAACTTATTAACTGA
- a CDS encoding DUF6440 family protein: MAKKEERFEVTFRDGSQLKDEGVRQILVDKETGVNYLCWKSGYGAAITPLLDSEGKVIVIK; the protein is encoded by the coding sequence ATGGCAAAGAAAGAAGAAAGATTTGAAGTTACATTTAGAGACGGAAGTCAGCTTAAGGATGAAGGAGTTCGCCAAATCCTTGTAGATAAGGAGACTGGGGTTAACTATCTTTGTTGGAAATCTGGATATGGAGCGGCTATTACACCTCTTCTGGATTCAGAAGGAAAAGTCATAGTTATAAAGTAA
- a CDS encoding SdpI family protein: MGFWIFMLIMDLLLPFTMIGFGRCFTKKAPKEINSVFGYRTSMSMKNKDTWEFAHKYCGKVWYVCGMVMLPITVIFMLLVIGKNKDCVGSIGGIICGVQLIPLIGSILPTEIALKKNFDKNGTRR; encoded by the coding sequence ATGGGGTTTTGGATTTTTATGTTGATTATGGATTTGCTTCTTCCATTTACGATGATTGGTTTTGGAAGATGTTTTACGAAAAAGGCTCCAAAGGAAATAAATTCAGTATTTGGATATCGGACTTCGATGTCTATGAAGAACAAAGACACATGGGAATTTGCTCATAAATATTGTGGTAAAGTCTGGTATGTCTGTGGAATGGTTATGTTGCCGATAACAGTAATATTCATGCTTTTAGTGATTGGAAAAAATAAAGATTGTGTTGGGAGTATAGGAGGAATTATCTGTGGTGTTCAACTTATTCCTTTAATTGGGTCTATTCTCCCAACAGAAATAGCATTAAAAAAGAATTTTGATAAGAATGGAACAAGACGATAA
- a CDS encoding DUF6219 family protein: MKSHKYWSIGALITMLGTFYTGYKGSKEGHKYFAASSLLCMIMAIYTGHKMISGKSRKKKEVSVESVED, translated from the coding sequence ATGAAATCACATAAATATTGGTCTATCGGTGCACTGATTACAATGCTTGGAACTTTTTATACAGGTTATAAGGGATCAAAAGAAGGCCATAAGTACTTTGCAGCAAGTTCTTTGCTTTGCATGATTATGGCTATTTATACAGGACACAAGATGATTTCTGGTAAAAGTAGGAAGAAAAAAGAAGTTTCAGTAGAGAGTGTTGAAGATTAA
- a CDS encoding endonuclease/exonuclease/phosphatase family protein: MKIAKKVLKTIGVLLGFIVVIVLGYIIYLYASYHRIEDNKSLSVESHTKTKQTLTTGKQYSAITYNIGFGAYTPDFSFFMDGGKSSWAKSKKSVFKTVKNAGNLTKSYDPDFALIEEVDLNSTRSYHVNEYSILKKCLKNYDTVFAQNYDSAFLFYPFTQPHGSSKAGLALFSRFPIKDSLRRSLPISTSYNKFFDLDRCYSVSRIPVDNGKYLVIFQLHMSAYGNSDKIRKGQIRMLSADMKKEYEAGNYVLCGGDFNHDLKAAEDDDSTDRESWAYPFPRKMLPEHFSFCMDQLPKKENLWNSSRNADMKYIPGKTYTVTLDGFIISDNVKCDMYKNINTGYSYSDHDPVYVKFELNKELPVYFK, from the coding sequence ATGAAGATAGCGAAAAAAGTATTAAAGACAATAGGAGTTTTATTAGGCTTTATTGTGGTCATTGTGCTAGGATATATCATTTATCTCTATGCAAGTTACCATAGAATTGAAGATAACAAATCCCTTTCTGTAGAATCTCACACAAAAACAAAACAAACACTAACAACAGGAAAACAATATTCAGCAATTACATACAATATTGGATTCGGAGCCTATACGCCAGATTTCAGCTTTTTTATGGATGGAGGAAAATCATCTTGGGCAAAGAGCAAGAAAAGTGTTTTTAAAACAGTTAAAAATGCAGGAAATCTAACAAAATCGTATGATCCGGATTTTGCCTTAATAGAGGAAGTAGATCTTAATTCCACCAGAAGTTATCATGTAAATGAATATTCCATACTAAAGAAATGCTTGAAGAATTACGATACAGTATTTGCACAAAATTATGATTCTGCTTTTCTATTCTATCCATTCACACAGCCACATGGAAGCAGCAAAGCAGGATTAGCTTTATTTTCCAGATTCCCGATCAAAGATTCACTAAGAAGAAGTCTTCCGATTTCAACATCATACAATAAATTTTTTGATTTAGATCGTTGCTACAGTGTTTCAAGAATTCCAGTGGATAATGGGAAATACCTTGTGATCTTTCAGCTTCATATGTCAGCCTACGGAAACAGTGATAAGATCAGAAAAGGACAGATCCGTATGCTTTCAGCGGATATGAAAAAAGAATACGAAGCAGGAAATTATGTATTATGTGGCGGGGATTTTAACCATGACCTCAAGGCTGCAGAAGATGACGATTCTACCGATAGAGAATCCTGGGCATATCCATTTCCAAGAAAGATGCTTCCAGAACATTTTTCTTTCTGTATGGATCAACTGCCAAAGAAAGAAAATCTGTGGAATAGTTCACGAAATGCAGATATGAAATACATACCAGGAAAGACTTATACCGTTACATTGGATGGATTTATTATCTCTGATAATGTAAAATGTGATATGTATAAGAATATTAATACGGGATATTCTTATTCAGATCATGACCCGGTATATGTGAAGTTTGAATTGAATAAGGAGCTTCCTGTATACTTTAAATAG
- a CDS encoding 4Fe-4S binding protein: MNNTKRNLLISFGMWMVFEGIAITLWISKDNIFYLLNFSYIGTSITLGLILFQCDYKYARRIVQLLVGMYMLVYLGLICQENMQIEGFWYYLFTGVFEAATIHYAIAKIFGPLLFGRGWCGYACWTAMVLDFLPYKTPQTERKKIGFVRYITFAIAFIFVAVLFLSHTRNLEKIMFIAFIVGNILYYAIGIILAFLWKDNRAFCKYICPVTVFLKPISYFSVFRVKCDKEKCISCGNCKRVCPMEVDVTDNSRKRENGTECILCMECVKACPKKAL, translated from the coding sequence ATGAATAATACAAAGAGAAACTTGTTGATATCTTTTGGAATGTGGATGGTATTTGAGGGGATTGCGATCACACTTTGGATTTCGAAGGATAATATTTTTTATCTTCTGAATTTCAGTTATATTGGAACATCGATCACACTGGGACTTATATTGTTTCAGTGTGATTACAAATATGCACGCAGGATTGTCCAGCTTCTGGTCGGTATGTATATGCTAGTTTATCTAGGACTGATATGTCAGGAAAATATGCAGATAGAAGGCTTTTGGTATTATCTGTTTACAGGAGTTTTTGAAGCAGCTACCATTCATTATGCTATCGCTAAAATATTTGGACCTCTTTTGTTTGGAAGAGGATGGTGTGGATATGCATGCTGGACAGCTATGGTGTTAGATTTCCTGCCATATAAAACGCCTCAGACGGAGAGAAAGAAGATTGGATTTGTCAGATATATCACTTTTGCGATAGCATTTATCTTTGTGGCAGTACTTTTCTTAAGTCACACACGGAATCTGGAAAAGATTATGTTTATAGCTTTTATTGTTGGAAATATCTTGTATTATGCGATCGGAATTATTTTGGCATTCCTATGGAAAGATAACAGGGCATTTTGCAAATACATTTGTCCGGTGACTGTTTTTTTGAAACCAATAAGTTACTTTTCAGTGTTTAGAGTAAAGTGTGATAAAGAAAAATGTATTTCCTGCGGAAACTGTAAGCGGGTCTGTCCAATGGAGGTAGATGTCACGGATAATTCAAGAAAAAGAGAAAATGGGACGGAATGCATTCTATGTATGGAGTGTGTCAAAGCTTGTCCGAAGAAAGCATTATAA
- a CDS encoding YjbQ family protein: MAVYKETIEVKSHGKTPTYIDITKDVRRVIEESGIQNGICAVISPHTTCSVFFEEFCHDYNEDGDEFLQEDLNNVLAKIIPDHVSKDQYIYPGEEHYKAVESWPNAEDYLPGGDRTALFNGDAHLKSTLLGSSETFEVDNGKLGVGTTGYVYFADFDRTRPRTRKCKIVVLGE; encoded by the coding sequence ATGGCAGTATATAAAGAAACGATAGAGGTAAAATCTCATGGGAAAACACCAACATATATTGATATTACAAAAGATGTAAGAAGAGTCATCGAAGAAAGCGGAATTCAAAACGGTATCTGTGCTGTGATTTCTCCTCATACAACATGTTCTGTATTCTTCGAAGAATTCTGTCATGATTATAATGAAGATGGAGATGAATTTTTACAGGAAGATTTAAATAATGTTCTTGCTAAGATCATTCCAGACCATGTATCTAAAGATCAGTATATATATCCAGGAGAAGAACATTATAAGGCGGTAGAAAGTTGGCCAAATGCTGAAGATTATCTTCCAGGAGGAGATAGAACAGCGCTGTTTAATGGAGATGCACATTTAAAATCAACATTATTAGGGTCTAGCGAAACTTTTGAAGTAGATAATGGAAAACTCGGAGTTGGCACAACAGGGTATGTGTATTTCGCAGATTTTGACCGTACACGTCCACGAACAAGAAAATGTAAGATCGTAGTTCTTGGAGAATAA
- a CDS encoding triose-phosphate isomerase gives MAKAQSPFLIVNPKSYLYGKESLELAKAADQVAKDTGLQIYFTCPYADIRMIKENTTDIIVCAQSMDPLVPGRGMGHVLPESLKEAGAEALFLNHAENPKTVSDLYATIKRAKELDMITVVCADSVVEAKAVACMNPDIVLAEPTDQIGTGQVADDSYTIETVKALNAINPNVLVMIASGVSTAEDCYNVVKLGADGTGATSGILNAPSPAQRVREMAETIVKANYEK, from the coding sequence ATGGCAAAAGCCCAGTCACCATTTTTAATTGTCAATCCTAAGTCATATTTATACGGAAAAGAAAGTCTTGAACTAGCAAAAGCAGCCGATCAGGTTGCCAAAGATACAGGACTTCAGATATATTTCACATGTCCATATGCTGATATACGAATGATCAAAGAAAATACAACTGATATCATCGTATGTGCACAGTCAATGGATCCATTGGTTCCAGGAAGAGGAATGGGGCATGTGTTACCAGAGTCATTAAAAGAAGCTGGAGCTGAGGCATTATTTTTAAATCATGCAGAGAATCCAAAGACAGTCAGTGATCTGTATGCAACGATCAAACGAGCAAAAGAACTCGATATGATCACAGTTGTGTGTGCAGATTCAGTCGTAGAAGCCAAAGCGGTTGCATGCATGAATCCAGATATTGTACTGGCAGAACCAACAGACCAGATCGGAACAGGTCAAGTAGCAGATGACTCTTATACAATTGAAACGGTGAAAGCACTGAATGCAATTAATCCAAACGTATTGGTAATGATCGCATCTGGTGTAAGTACAGCCGAAGATTGTTATAATGTTGTAAAACTCGGAGCAGACGGAACAGGTGCAACCTCCGGAATCTTAAATGCACCATCTCCTGCACAGAGAGTTAGAGAAATGGCAGAAACAATTGTTAAGGCAAACTATGAAAAATAG
- a CDS encoding YitT family protein — MKLSLSDFERRNFLVLTFAGIINAIGMTIFLAPVKLYDTGISGTSILLGQLTPSTFSLSMFLLILNIPLFL; from the coding sequence ATGAAACTATCTTTATCTGACTTTGAACGACGAAACTTTCTGGTTCTCACTTTTGCTGGTATCATTAACGCGATCGGTATGACAATCTTTCTTGCCCCGGTAAAATTATATGATACTGGTATCTCTGGAACTTCTATATTACTTGGACAATTAACACCTTCCACCTTTTCACTATCCATGTTTTTATTAATTCTGAACATTCCTCTTTTTCTATAA
- a CDS encoding TIGR02677 family protein, translating into MKINEKLIRSLTETKYLNVDNTDRYRPIIRFFYLEYEKLRYWMYPEEVFEELHKEEYFKDYTEEQCRQDLEVLTRWGNLSAIQDTKRVTSIEEFKNKKYRYQLTDYSVEIERMVIRLENLSIEGASLEPTLLEKIRSSLSEISDILKEDDEHLYGWWEGLNSDFRRLNQNYQDYMRDLNSMKAEEMMKTKAFLLFKDRLIEYLRSFVKSLQLNATNIEQLLSKLPKDQIQMILERLTEYELSIPRIDVEVTRQQLWDKIHGRWASIENWFLGSTGSGSEAGKVFDTTNEIIRRITRYATRISEQNNSGANRREEYVKIAQLFRNCETLEEAHRLSAVVFGIEKPLHLKGDIKRETESINSGVYEEKPALFTVVPRVRIYREKSQRKGIVDRTKEKEKMKQENLKKLKQQQELLDSYVKGNRLEFACLPEIEPYVRDTFLMWLSKALECKEQQAKTEDGRTYYIEKPQQDRRCILKCSDGTFEMPAYTIVFNEE; encoded by the coding sequence ATGAAGATAAATGAAAAACTAATAAGATCACTTACCGAAACAAAATATCTCAATGTAGATAACACAGATAGATACCGCCCGATTATCCGTTTTTTCTATCTCGAATATGAGAAGCTAAGATACTGGATGTATCCAGAAGAAGTCTTTGAAGAACTTCACAAAGAAGAATATTTTAAAGATTATACAGAAGAACAGTGTCGACAGGATCTGGAAGTTTTGACAAGGTGGGGGAATCTTTCTGCGATTCAGGATACAAAAAGGGTTACTTCTATTGAAGAATTCAAGAACAAGAAGTATCGATATCAGTTGACAGACTATTCCGTAGAGATTGAGCGAATGGTGATAAGACTTGAGAATCTGTCGATTGAAGGGGCGTCTTTGGAACCAACTTTATTAGAGAAGATCAGAAGCAGTCTTTCAGAAATCTCGGATATTTTAAAAGAAGATGATGAACATTTATATGGCTGGTGGGAAGGATTGAATTCTGATTTTAGAAGATTAAATCAAAACTATCAGGATTATATGCGAGACTTAAATAGCATGAAAGCAGAAGAGATGATGAAGACAAAAGCATTTTTGTTGTTTAAAGATCGTTTGATCGAATATCTTAGAAGTTTTGTAAAGAGTCTTCAATTAAATGCAACGAATATCGAACAACTGCTTTCAAAACTGCCAAAAGATCAGATTCAAATGATCTTAGAACGACTGACGGAATACGAATTATCTATTCCAAGGATTGATGTGGAAGTGACGAGACAGCAATTATGGGATAAAATTCATGGACGTTGGGCTAGTATTGAGAATTGGTTTTTAGGAAGCACAGGTTCAGGTTCTGAAGCAGGAAAGGTATTTGATACGACCAATGAGATCATTCGAAGAATTACAAGATATGCAACACGTATCAGTGAACAAAACAATAGCGGAGCTAATAGACGTGAAGAATATGTAAAGATCGCACAACTATTTCGGAATTGTGAGACACTGGAAGAAGCACATCGATTATCGGCAGTTGTCTTTGGAATTGAGAAACCATTGCATTTAAAGGGGGATATCAAAAGAGAAACGGAAAGTATCAATAGCGGTGTATATGAAGAAAAACCAGCGCTGTTTACAGTTGTTCCAAGAGTACGGATTTATCGTGAGAAGTCACAACGAAAAGGAATCGTTGATCGCACAAAAGAAAAAGAGAAAATGAAACAGGAGAATTTAAAGAAACTAAAACAACAGCAGGAATTATTAGATAGTTATGTTAAAGGAAATCGTCTGGAGTTTGCTTGCCTGCCAGAGATCGAACCCTATGTAAGAGATACTTTTTTAATGTGGCTGTCAAAAGCTTTAGAATGTAAAGAACAACAAGCGAAGACAGAAGATGGAAGAACATATTATATTGAAAAACCACAGCAAGATAGAAGATGTATACTCAAGTGTAGTGATGGGACATTTGAAATGCCAGCATATACGATCGTATTTAATGAGGAGTAG